The following proteins come from a genomic window of Stigmatopora nigra isolate UIUO_SnigA chromosome 9, RoL_Snig_1.1, whole genome shotgun sequence:
- the LOC144201346 gene encoding transcription factor E2-alpha-like isoform X7 has protein sequence MTTVGTDKELSDLLDFSAMFELPVSNGKNRPTVRLASSQFGGSGVDERNGSSAWGSGEQNSPSFNQGRCFGEEGIYNDQAGILPGTAFGTSIAGKSERGPYSSFASQPGFLPSEIGMPSPDAMSPSGLKPNTQFYSSYEGNNHRRRPAQDPIAESQPKKIRKVPPGLPSSVCASGEDFNRDNAGYSAPKAGSIYTPPFYMQEGLHPPSDSWGSAGSMVQPGYPSMLGNSTHLSQHGPFTAINPQDRLKRQPLPLSPQNYPLHGSEVNGSHPAGFHSGSNSYGVPSHTPPIPANRGAVPGSSGDEIGKALASIYPSDPNSNGYSSSPSTPSGSPQATSGSASQWTRSSGQATPSPNFHGGVQGMSNKLEDRLDEAIHVLQRHASGQGGPGLAEMQSLLASGLGLSSAFSSLANRLPGMVSSHHEDSAGLPSGGGLGHHTASALQGSHSEAFTNLVSSLNRSSDIKRETKEDDENGSVTDKSEDENKELKALQTSVVTVSDENLTAEEKEQRERERRLANNARERVRVRDINGAFRELGRMCQVHLQSDKAQTKLVILQQAVQVILGLEKQVRGRLPQEKRGGESVRRGPPDADGRRSRR, from the exons GTGTCGATGAGAGGAATGGGTCCAGTGCCTGGGGGTCAGGAGAACAGAACAGTCCATCGTTTAACCAGGGCAGG TGTTTTGGCGAAGAAGGCATTTATAACGATCAAGCTGGCATTTTACCTGGCACGGCGTTTGGCACGTCGATTGCCG GGAAGAGCGAGAGAGGCCCTTATTCATCATTTGCATCACAG CCGGGCTTTCTGCCCAGTGAGATTGGCATGCCCAGTCCCGATGCCATGTCCCCCTCTGGCTTGAAGCCCAACACCCAGTTTTACTCTTCCTATGAGGGCAACAACCATCGCCGAAGACCTGCACAAGACCCCATTG CAGAAAGCCAGCCCAAAAAGATCCGGAAGGTGCCCCCCGGCCTGCCCTCCTCG GTATGTGCCTCCGGTGAGGATTTTAACAGAGACAATGCCGGCTACTCTGCTCCCAAAGCAGGAAGTATCTACACTCCCCCATTCTACATGCAAG AAGGCCTCCACCCGCCTTCCGATTCATGGGGTTCTGCTGGGTCGATGGTTCAACCTGGTTATCCTTCCATGCTGGGTAACTCCACCCATCTGAGCCAGCATGGTCCCTTCACTGCCATCAACCCTCAAGACAGACTG AAACGGCAACCACTGCCCCTCTCGCCCCAAAACTACCCCCTACATGGCAGTGAAGTGAACGGGAGCCACCCCGCCGGCTTCCACTCCGGCTCCAACAGCTACGGAGTCCCCAGTCACACACCTCCCATTCCTG CCAATCGAGGAGCAGTACCTGGAAGTTCCGGTGATGAGATTGGGAAAGCACTGGCTTCT ATTTACCCTTCAGACCCCAACAGTAACGGCTATTCATCGTCCCCATCCACTCCTTCTGGCTCTCCTCAGGCCACCTCAG GATCTGCCTCCCAGTGGACAAGGTCATCTGGACAGGCCACACCTTCACCTAATTTTCATGGTGGAGTCCAGGGCATG TCAAATAAACTGGAGGACCGCCTAGACGAAGCTATTCATGTTCTACAGCGACATGCTAGTGGACAAGGAGGACCGGGACTGGCGGAAATGCAGAGCCTGCTGGCATCCGGCTTGGGTTTATCTTCAGCTTTTAGCAGCCTCGCCAACCGCTTGCCAGGAATG GTCTCCAGTCACCATGAAGACTCTGCTGGCCTGCCCTCTGGTGGAGGACTCGGACATCACACCGCGTCTGCCCTGCAAGGTTCTCATTCTGAGGCTTTCACAA ATCTGGTGAGCAGCCTAAATCGTTCCAGCGATATTAAACGAGAGACCAAGGAGGATGATGAAAATGGCTCTGTCACTGACAAGTCCGAAGACGAGAACAAAGAGTTAAAGGCTCTTCAAACAAG CGTTGTCACAGTGAGCGATGAGAACCTGACGGCCGAAGAGAAGGAGCAGCGGGAGCGCGAGCGGCGCCTGGCTAACAACGCTAGGGAGCGCGTGCGGGTGCGAGACATAAACGGAGCCTTCAGAGAGCTGGGCAGGATGTGTCAGGTTCACCTGCAGAGCGACAAGGCCCAGACCAAGCTGGTCATCTTGCAGCAGGCCGTCCAGGTCATACTCGGCCTGGAGAAGCAGGTGCGAG GCCGCCTGCCTCAAGAGAAGAGAGGAGGAGAAAGTGTCAGGCGTGGACCCCCAGATGCAGATGGGCGGAGGTCTCGGAGGTGA
- the LOC144201346 gene encoding transcription factor E2-alpha-like isoform X2 has translation MTTVGTDKELSDLLDFSAMFELPVSNGKNRPTVRLASSQFGGSGVDERNGSSAWGSGEQNSPSFNQGRCFGEEGIYNDQAGILPGTAFGTSIAGKSERGPYSSFASQPGFLPSEIGMPSPDAMSPSGLKPNTQFYSSYEGNNHRRRPAQDPIESQPKKIRKVPPGLPSSVCASGEDFNRDNAGYSAPKAGSIYTPPFYMQEGLHPPSDSWGSAGSMVQPGYPSMLGNSTHLSQHGPFTAINPQDRLKRQPLPLSPQNYPLHGSEVNGSHPAGFHSGSNSYGVPSHTPPIPANRGAVPGSSGDEIGKALASIYPSDPNSNGYSSSPSTPSGSPQATSGSASQWTRSSGQATPSPNFHGGVQGMSNKLEDRLDEAIHVLQRHASGQGGPGLAEMQSLLASGLGLSSAFSSLANRLPGMVSSHHEDSAGLPSGGGLGHHTASALQGSHSEAFTNLVSSLNRSSDIKRETKEDDENGSVTDKSEDENKELKALQTSLIDEDDDEDLPVEIKAGREKVRRMANNARERLRVRDINEAFKELGRMCQLHLNYEKPQTKLNVLQQAVNVILNLEQQVRERNLNPKAACLKRREEEKVSGVDPQMQMGGGLGGDGHNPISHM, from the exons GTGTCGATGAGAGGAATGGGTCCAGTGCCTGGGGGTCAGGAGAACAGAACAGTCCATCGTTTAACCAGGGCAGG TGTTTTGGCGAAGAAGGCATTTATAACGATCAAGCTGGCATTTTACCTGGCACGGCGTTTGGCACGTCGATTGCCG GGAAGAGCGAGAGAGGCCCTTATTCATCATTTGCATCACAG CCGGGCTTTCTGCCCAGTGAGATTGGCATGCCCAGTCCCGATGCCATGTCCCCCTCTGGCTTGAAGCCCAACACCCAGTTTTACTCTTCCTATGAGGGCAACAACCATCGCCGAAGACCTGCACAAGACCCCATTG AAAGCCAGCCCAAAAAGATCCGGAAGGTGCCCCCCGGCCTGCCCTCCTCG GTATGTGCCTCCGGTGAGGATTTTAACAGAGACAATGCCGGCTACTCTGCTCCCAAAGCAGGAAGTATCTACACTCCCCCATTCTACATGCAAG AAGGCCTCCACCCGCCTTCCGATTCATGGGGTTCTGCTGGGTCGATGGTTCAACCTGGTTATCCTTCCATGCTGGGTAACTCCACCCATCTGAGCCAGCATGGTCCCTTCACTGCCATCAACCCTCAAGACAGACTG AAACGGCAACCACTGCCCCTCTCGCCCCAAAACTACCCCCTACATGGCAGTGAAGTGAACGGGAGCCACCCCGCCGGCTTCCACTCCGGCTCCAACAGCTACGGAGTCCCCAGTCACACACCTCCCATTCCTG CCAATCGAGGAGCAGTACCTGGAAGTTCCGGTGATGAGATTGGGAAAGCACTGGCTTCT ATTTACCCTTCAGACCCCAACAGTAACGGCTATTCATCGTCCCCATCCACTCCTTCTGGCTCTCCTCAGGCCACCTCAG GATCTGCCTCCCAGTGGACAAGGTCATCTGGACAGGCCACACCTTCACCTAATTTTCATGGTGGAGTCCAGGGCATG TCAAATAAACTGGAGGACCGCCTAGACGAAGCTATTCATGTTCTACAGCGACATGCTAGTGGACAAGGAGGACCGGGACTGGCGGAAATGCAGAGCCTGCTGGCATCCGGCTTGGGTTTATCTTCAGCTTTTAGCAGCCTCGCCAACCGCTTGCCAGGAATG GTCTCCAGTCACCATGAAGACTCTGCTGGCCTGCCCTCTGGTGGAGGACTCGGACATCACACCGCGTCTGCCCTGCAAGGTTCTCATTCTGAGGCTTTCACAA ATCTGGTGAGCAGCCTAAATCGTTCCAGCGATATTAAACGAGAGACCAAGGAGGATGATGAAAATGGCTCTGTCACTGACAAGTCCGAAGACGAGAACAAAGAGTTAAAGGCTCTTCAAACAAG TCTGATTGATGAGGATGACGATGAAGATCTACCAGTGGAGATAAAAGCTGGGCGGGAGAAAGTGCGGAGGATGGCAAACAATGCCCGCGAGCGACTCCGCGTGCGGGACATCAATGAGGCCTTTAAGGAGCTGGGCCGCATGTGTCAGCTCCATCTGAACTATGAGAAACCACAGACTAAATTGAACGTGCTCCAACAAGCCGTTAACGTTATACTCAACCTGGAGCAGCAAGTCCGAG AGCGTAATCTCAACCCAAAGGCCGCCTGCCTCAAGAGAAGAGAGGAGGAGAAAGTGTCAGGCGTGGACCCCCAGATGCAGATGGGCGGAGGTCTCGGAGGTGATGGCCACAACCCTATAAGCCATATGTAA
- the LOC144201346 gene encoding transcription factor E2-alpha-like isoform X4 has translation MTTVGTDKELSDLLDFSAMFELPVSNGKNRPTVRLASSQFGGSGVDERNGSSAWGSGEQNSPSFNQGRCFGEEGIYNDQAGILPGTAFGTSIAGKSERGPYSSFASQPGFLPSEIGMPSPDAMSPSGLKPNTQFYSSYEGNNHRRRPAQDPIAESQPKKIRKVPPGLPSSVCASGEDFNRDNAGYSAPKAGSIYTPPFYMQEGLHPPSDSWGSAGSMVQPGYPSMLGNSTHLSQHGPFTAINPQDRLKRQPLPLSPQNYPLHGSEVNGSHPAGFHSGSNSYGVPSHTPPIPANRGAVPGSSGDEIGKALASIYPSDPNSNGYSSSPSTPSGSPQATSGSASQWTRSSGQATPSPNFHGGVQGMSNKLEDRLDEAIHVLQRHASGQGGPGLAEMQSLLASGLGLSSAFSSLANRLPGMVSSHHEDSAGLPSGGGLGHHTASALQDLVSSLNRSSDIKRETKEDDENGSVTDKSEDENKELKALQTSLIDEDDDEDLPVEIKAGREKVRRMANNARERLRVRDINEAFKELGRMCQLHLNYEKPQTKLNVLQQAVNVILNLEQQVRERNLNPKAACLKRREEEKVSGVDPQMQMGGGLGGDGHNPISHM, from the exons GTGTCGATGAGAGGAATGGGTCCAGTGCCTGGGGGTCAGGAGAACAGAACAGTCCATCGTTTAACCAGGGCAGG TGTTTTGGCGAAGAAGGCATTTATAACGATCAAGCTGGCATTTTACCTGGCACGGCGTTTGGCACGTCGATTGCCG GGAAGAGCGAGAGAGGCCCTTATTCATCATTTGCATCACAG CCGGGCTTTCTGCCCAGTGAGATTGGCATGCCCAGTCCCGATGCCATGTCCCCCTCTGGCTTGAAGCCCAACACCCAGTTTTACTCTTCCTATGAGGGCAACAACCATCGCCGAAGACCTGCACAAGACCCCATTG CAGAAAGCCAGCCCAAAAAGATCCGGAAGGTGCCCCCCGGCCTGCCCTCCTCG GTATGTGCCTCCGGTGAGGATTTTAACAGAGACAATGCCGGCTACTCTGCTCCCAAAGCAGGAAGTATCTACACTCCCCCATTCTACATGCAAG AAGGCCTCCACCCGCCTTCCGATTCATGGGGTTCTGCTGGGTCGATGGTTCAACCTGGTTATCCTTCCATGCTGGGTAACTCCACCCATCTGAGCCAGCATGGTCCCTTCACTGCCATCAACCCTCAAGACAGACTG AAACGGCAACCACTGCCCCTCTCGCCCCAAAACTACCCCCTACATGGCAGTGAAGTGAACGGGAGCCACCCCGCCGGCTTCCACTCCGGCTCCAACAGCTACGGAGTCCCCAGTCACACACCTCCCATTCCTG CCAATCGAGGAGCAGTACCTGGAAGTTCCGGTGATGAGATTGGGAAAGCACTGGCTTCT ATTTACCCTTCAGACCCCAACAGTAACGGCTATTCATCGTCCCCATCCACTCCTTCTGGCTCTCCTCAGGCCACCTCAG GATCTGCCTCCCAGTGGACAAGGTCATCTGGACAGGCCACACCTTCACCTAATTTTCATGGTGGAGTCCAGGGCATG TCAAATAAACTGGAGGACCGCCTAGACGAAGCTATTCATGTTCTACAGCGACATGCTAGTGGACAAGGAGGACCGGGACTGGCGGAAATGCAGAGCCTGCTGGCATCCGGCTTGGGTTTATCTTCAGCTTTTAGCAGCCTCGCCAACCGCTTGCCAGGAATG GTCTCCAGTCACCATGAAGACTCTGCTGGCCTGCCCTCTGGTGGAGGACTCGGACATCACACCGCGTCTGCCCTGCAAG ATCTGGTGAGCAGCCTAAATCGTTCCAGCGATATTAAACGAGAGACCAAGGAGGATGATGAAAATGGCTCTGTCACTGACAAGTCCGAAGACGAGAACAAAGAGTTAAAGGCTCTTCAAACAAG TCTGATTGATGAGGATGACGATGAAGATCTACCAGTGGAGATAAAAGCTGGGCGGGAGAAAGTGCGGAGGATGGCAAACAATGCCCGCGAGCGACTCCGCGTGCGGGACATCAATGAGGCCTTTAAGGAGCTGGGCCGCATGTGTCAGCTCCATCTGAACTATGAGAAACCACAGACTAAATTGAACGTGCTCCAACAAGCCGTTAACGTTATACTCAACCTGGAGCAGCAAGTCCGAG AGCGTAATCTCAACCCAAAGGCCGCCTGCCTCAAGAGAAGAGAGGAGGAGAAAGTGTCAGGCGTGGACCCCCAGATGCAGATGGGCGGAGGTCTCGGAGGTGATGGCCACAACCCTATAAGCCATATGTAA
- the LOC144201346 gene encoding transcription factor E2-alpha-like isoform X3, with the protein MTTVGTDKELSDLLDFSAMFELPVSNGKNRPTVRLASSQFGGSGVDERNGSSAWGSGEQNSPSFNQGRCFGEEGIYNDQAGILPGTAFGTSIAGKSERGPYSSFASQPGFLPSEIGMPSPDAMSPSGLKPNTQFYSSYEGNNHRRRPAQDPIAESQPKKIRKVPPGLPSSVCASGEDFNRDNAGYSAPKAGSIYTPPFYMQEGLHPPSDSWGSAGSMVQPGYPSMLGNSTHLSQHGPFTAINPQDRLKRQPLPLSPQNYPLHGSEVNGSHPAGFHSGSNSYGVPSHTPPIPANRGAVPGSSGDEIGKALASIYPSDPNSNGYSSSPSTPSGSPQATSGSASQWTRSSGQATPSPNFHGGVQGMSNKLEDRLDEAIHVLQRHASGQGGPGLAEMQSLLASGLGLSSAFSSLANRLPGMVSSHHEDSAGLPSGGGLGHHTASALQGSHSEAFTNLVSSLNRSSDIKRETKEDDENGSVTDKSEDENKELKALQTSVVTVSDENLTAEEKEQRERERRLANNARERVRVRDINGAFRELGRMCQVHLQSDKAQTKLVILQQAVQVILGLEKQVRERNLNPKAACLKRREEEKVSGVDPQMQMGGGLGGDGHNPISHM; encoded by the exons GTGTCGATGAGAGGAATGGGTCCAGTGCCTGGGGGTCAGGAGAACAGAACAGTCCATCGTTTAACCAGGGCAGG TGTTTTGGCGAAGAAGGCATTTATAACGATCAAGCTGGCATTTTACCTGGCACGGCGTTTGGCACGTCGATTGCCG GGAAGAGCGAGAGAGGCCCTTATTCATCATTTGCATCACAG CCGGGCTTTCTGCCCAGTGAGATTGGCATGCCCAGTCCCGATGCCATGTCCCCCTCTGGCTTGAAGCCCAACACCCAGTTTTACTCTTCCTATGAGGGCAACAACCATCGCCGAAGACCTGCACAAGACCCCATTG CAGAAAGCCAGCCCAAAAAGATCCGGAAGGTGCCCCCCGGCCTGCCCTCCTCG GTATGTGCCTCCGGTGAGGATTTTAACAGAGACAATGCCGGCTACTCTGCTCCCAAAGCAGGAAGTATCTACACTCCCCCATTCTACATGCAAG AAGGCCTCCACCCGCCTTCCGATTCATGGGGTTCTGCTGGGTCGATGGTTCAACCTGGTTATCCTTCCATGCTGGGTAACTCCACCCATCTGAGCCAGCATGGTCCCTTCACTGCCATCAACCCTCAAGACAGACTG AAACGGCAACCACTGCCCCTCTCGCCCCAAAACTACCCCCTACATGGCAGTGAAGTGAACGGGAGCCACCCCGCCGGCTTCCACTCCGGCTCCAACAGCTACGGAGTCCCCAGTCACACACCTCCCATTCCTG CCAATCGAGGAGCAGTACCTGGAAGTTCCGGTGATGAGATTGGGAAAGCACTGGCTTCT ATTTACCCTTCAGACCCCAACAGTAACGGCTATTCATCGTCCCCATCCACTCCTTCTGGCTCTCCTCAGGCCACCTCAG GATCTGCCTCCCAGTGGACAAGGTCATCTGGACAGGCCACACCTTCACCTAATTTTCATGGTGGAGTCCAGGGCATG TCAAATAAACTGGAGGACCGCCTAGACGAAGCTATTCATGTTCTACAGCGACATGCTAGTGGACAAGGAGGACCGGGACTGGCGGAAATGCAGAGCCTGCTGGCATCCGGCTTGGGTTTATCTTCAGCTTTTAGCAGCCTCGCCAACCGCTTGCCAGGAATG GTCTCCAGTCACCATGAAGACTCTGCTGGCCTGCCCTCTGGTGGAGGACTCGGACATCACACCGCGTCTGCCCTGCAAGGTTCTCATTCTGAGGCTTTCACAA ATCTGGTGAGCAGCCTAAATCGTTCCAGCGATATTAAACGAGAGACCAAGGAGGATGATGAAAATGGCTCTGTCACTGACAAGTCCGAAGACGAGAACAAAGAGTTAAAGGCTCTTCAAACAAG CGTTGTCACAGTGAGCGATGAGAACCTGACGGCCGAAGAGAAGGAGCAGCGGGAGCGCGAGCGGCGCCTGGCTAACAACGCTAGGGAGCGCGTGCGGGTGCGAGACATAAACGGAGCCTTCAGAGAGCTGGGCAGGATGTGTCAGGTTCACCTGCAGAGCGACAAGGCCCAGACCAAGCTGGTCATCTTGCAGCAGGCCGTCCAGGTCATACTCGGCCTGGAGAAGCAGGTGCGAG AGCGTAATCTCAACCCAAAGGCCGCCTGCCTCAAGAGAAGAGAGGAGGAGAAAGTGTCAGGCGTGGACCCCCAGATGCAGATGGGCGGAGGTCTCGGAGGTGATGGCCACAACCCTATAAGCCATATGTAA
- the LOC144201346 gene encoding transcription factor E2-alpha-like isoform X1 — protein sequence MTTVGTDKELSDLLDFSAMFELPVSNGKNRPTVRLASSQFGGSGVDERNGSSAWGSGEQNSPSFNQGRCFGEEGIYNDQAGILPGTAFGTSIAGKSERGPYSSFASQPGFLPSEIGMPSPDAMSPSGLKPNTQFYSSYEGNNHRRRPAQDPIAESQPKKIRKVPPGLPSSVCASGEDFNRDNAGYSAPKAGSIYTPPFYMQEGLHPPSDSWGSAGSMVQPGYPSMLGNSTHLSQHGPFTAINPQDRLKRQPLPLSPQNYPLHGSEVNGSHPAGFHSGSNSYGVPSHTPPIPANRGAVPGSSGDEIGKALASIYPSDPNSNGYSSSPSTPSGSPQATSGSASQWTRSSGQATPSPNFHGGVQGMSNKLEDRLDEAIHVLQRHASGQGGPGLAEMQSLLASGLGLSSAFSSLANRLPGMVSSHHEDSAGLPSGGGLGHHTASALQGSHSEAFTNLVSSLNRSSDIKRETKEDDENGSVTDKSEDENKELKALQTSLIDEDDDEDLPVEIKAGREKVRRMANNARERLRVRDINEAFKELGRMCQLHLNYEKPQTKLNVLQQAVNVILNLEQQVRERNLNPKAACLKRREEEKVSGVDPQMQMGGGLGGDGHNPISHM from the exons GTGTCGATGAGAGGAATGGGTCCAGTGCCTGGGGGTCAGGAGAACAGAACAGTCCATCGTTTAACCAGGGCAGG TGTTTTGGCGAAGAAGGCATTTATAACGATCAAGCTGGCATTTTACCTGGCACGGCGTTTGGCACGTCGATTGCCG GGAAGAGCGAGAGAGGCCCTTATTCATCATTTGCATCACAG CCGGGCTTTCTGCCCAGTGAGATTGGCATGCCCAGTCCCGATGCCATGTCCCCCTCTGGCTTGAAGCCCAACACCCAGTTTTACTCTTCCTATGAGGGCAACAACCATCGCCGAAGACCTGCACAAGACCCCATTG CAGAAAGCCAGCCCAAAAAGATCCGGAAGGTGCCCCCCGGCCTGCCCTCCTCG GTATGTGCCTCCGGTGAGGATTTTAACAGAGACAATGCCGGCTACTCTGCTCCCAAAGCAGGAAGTATCTACACTCCCCCATTCTACATGCAAG AAGGCCTCCACCCGCCTTCCGATTCATGGGGTTCTGCTGGGTCGATGGTTCAACCTGGTTATCCTTCCATGCTGGGTAACTCCACCCATCTGAGCCAGCATGGTCCCTTCACTGCCATCAACCCTCAAGACAGACTG AAACGGCAACCACTGCCCCTCTCGCCCCAAAACTACCCCCTACATGGCAGTGAAGTGAACGGGAGCCACCCCGCCGGCTTCCACTCCGGCTCCAACAGCTACGGAGTCCCCAGTCACACACCTCCCATTCCTG CCAATCGAGGAGCAGTACCTGGAAGTTCCGGTGATGAGATTGGGAAAGCACTGGCTTCT ATTTACCCTTCAGACCCCAACAGTAACGGCTATTCATCGTCCCCATCCACTCCTTCTGGCTCTCCTCAGGCCACCTCAG GATCTGCCTCCCAGTGGACAAGGTCATCTGGACAGGCCACACCTTCACCTAATTTTCATGGTGGAGTCCAGGGCATG TCAAATAAACTGGAGGACCGCCTAGACGAAGCTATTCATGTTCTACAGCGACATGCTAGTGGACAAGGAGGACCGGGACTGGCGGAAATGCAGAGCCTGCTGGCATCCGGCTTGGGTTTATCTTCAGCTTTTAGCAGCCTCGCCAACCGCTTGCCAGGAATG GTCTCCAGTCACCATGAAGACTCTGCTGGCCTGCCCTCTGGTGGAGGACTCGGACATCACACCGCGTCTGCCCTGCAAGGTTCTCATTCTGAGGCTTTCACAA ATCTGGTGAGCAGCCTAAATCGTTCCAGCGATATTAAACGAGAGACCAAGGAGGATGATGAAAATGGCTCTGTCACTGACAAGTCCGAAGACGAGAACAAAGAGTTAAAGGCTCTTCAAACAAG TCTGATTGATGAGGATGACGATGAAGATCTACCAGTGGAGATAAAAGCTGGGCGGGAGAAAGTGCGGAGGATGGCAAACAATGCCCGCGAGCGACTCCGCGTGCGGGACATCAATGAGGCCTTTAAGGAGCTGGGCCGCATGTGTCAGCTCCATCTGAACTATGAGAAACCACAGACTAAATTGAACGTGCTCCAACAAGCCGTTAACGTTATACTCAACCTGGAGCAGCAAGTCCGAG AGCGTAATCTCAACCCAAAGGCCGCCTGCCTCAAGAGAAGAGAGGAGGAGAAAGTGTCAGGCGTGGACCCCCAGATGCAGATGGGCGGAGGTCTCGGAGGTGATGGCCACAACCCTATAAGCCATATGTAA
- the LOC144201346 gene encoding transcription factor E2-alpha-like isoform X5 codes for MTTVGTDKELSDLLDFSAMFELPVSNGKNRPTVRLASSQFGGSGVDERNGSSAWGSGEQNSPSFNQGRCFGEEGIYNDQAGILPGTAFGTSIAGKSERGPYSSFASQPGFLPSEIGMPSPDAMSPSGLKPNTQFYSSYEGNNHRRRPAQDPIAESQPKKIRKVPPGLPSSVCASGEDFNRDNAGYSAPKAGSIYTPPFYMQEGLHPPSDSWGSAGSMVQPGYPSMLGNSTHLSQHGPFTAINPQDRLKRQPLPLSPQNYPLHGSEVNGSHPAGFHSGSNSYGVPSHTPPIPANRGAVPGSSGDEIGKALASIYPSDPNSNGYSSSPSTPSGSPQATSGSASQWTRSSGQATPSPNFHGGVQGMSNKLEDRLDEAIHVLQRHASGQGGPGLAEMQSLLASGLGLSSAFSSLANRLPGMVSSHHEDSAGLPSGGGLGHHTASALQDLVSSLNRSSDIKRETKEDDENGSVTDKSEDENKELKALQTSVVTVSDENLTAEEKEQRERERRLANNARERVRVRDINGAFRELGRMCQVHLQSDKAQTKLVILQQAVQVILGLEKQVRERNLNPKAACLKRREEEKVSGVDPQMQMGGGLGGDGHNPISHM; via the exons GTGTCGATGAGAGGAATGGGTCCAGTGCCTGGGGGTCAGGAGAACAGAACAGTCCATCGTTTAACCAGGGCAGG TGTTTTGGCGAAGAAGGCATTTATAACGATCAAGCTGGCATTTTACCTGGCACGGCGTTTGGCACGTCGATTGCCG GGAAGAGCGAGAGAGGCCCTTATTCATCATTTGCATCACAG CCGGGCTTTCTGCCCAGTGAGATTGGCATGCCCAGTCCCGATGCCATGTCCCCCTCTGGCTTGAAGCCCAACACCCAGTTTTACTCTTCCTATGAGGGCAACAACCATCGCCGAAGACCTGCACAAGACCCCATTG CAGAAAGCCAGCCCAAAAAGATCCGGAAGGTGCCCCCCGGCCTGCCCTCCTCG GTATGTGCCTCCGGTGAGGATTTTAACAGAGACAATGCCGGCTACTCTGCTCCCAAAGCAGGAAGTATCTACACTCCCCCATTCTACATGCAAG AAGGCCTCCACCCGCCTTCCGATTCATGGGGTTCTGCTGGGTCGATGGTTCAACCTGGTTATCCTTCCATGCTGGGTAACTCCACCCATCTGAGCCAGCATGGTCCCTTCACTGCCATCAACCCTCAAGACAGACTG AAACGGCAACCACTGCCCCTCTCGCCCCAAAACTACCCCCTACATGGCAGTGAAGTGAACGGGAGCCACCCCGCCGGCTTCCACTCCGGCTCCAACAGCTACGGAGTCCCCAGTCACACACCTCCCATTCCTG CCAATCGAGGAGCAGTACCTGGAAGTTCCGGTGATGAGATTGGGAAAGCACTGGCTTCT ATTTACCCTTCAGACCCCAACAGTAACGGCTATTCATCGTCCCCATCCACTCCTTCTGGCTCTCCTCAGGCCACCTCAG GATCTGCCTCCCAGTGGACAAGGTCATCTGGACAGGCCACACCTTCACCTAATTTTCATGGTGGAGTCCAGGGCATG TCAAATAAACTGGAGGACCGCCTAGACGAAGCTATTCATGTTCTACAGCGACATGCTAGTGGACAAGGAGGACCGGGACTGGCGGAAATGCAGAGCCTGCTGGCATCCGGCTTGGGTTTATCTTCAGCTTTTAGCAGCCTCGCCAACCGCTTGCCAGGAATG GTCTCCAGTCACCATGAAGACTCTGCTGGCCTGCCCTCTGGTGGAGGACTCGGACATCACACCGCGTCTGCCCTGCAAG ATCTGGTGAGCAGCCTAAATCGTTCCAGCGATATTAAACGAGAGACCAAGGAGGATGATGAAAATGGCTCTGTCACTGACAAGTCCGAAGACGAGAACAAAGAGTTAAAGGCTCTTCAAACAAG CGTTGTCACAGTGAGCGATGAGAACCTGACGGCCGAAGAGAAGGAGCAGCGGGAGCGCGAGCGGCGCCTGGCTAACAACGCTAGGGAGCGCGTGCGGGTGCGAGACATAAACGGAGCCTTCAGAGAGCTGGGCAGGATGTGTCAGGTTCACCTGCAGAGCGACAAGGCCCAGACCAAGCTGGTCATCTTGCAGCAGGCCGTCCAGGTCATACTCGGCCTGGAGAAGCAGGTGCGAG AGCGTAATCTCAACCCAAAGGCCGCCTGCCTCAAGAGAAGAGAGGAGGAGAAAGTGTCAGGCGTGGACCCCCAGATGCAGATGGGCGGAGGTCTCGGAGGTGATGGCCACAACCCTATAAGCCATATGTAA